The region AGATTGGCTTCTGTTTTGTAACCGTATTTTTCTAGTCCATTGATACCAAAGTAAACTTGATCTAGCCATATTGGTCCTCTCCAATATCCATTCGCAGGATTAAATTTCGGATTGTTTTTAGCCAATGTTGGTAAAGGCACAAAGGTGTTGAAGGTATTTGGATCAAGTAAATTAACTTTTATAGCCTTAACTTGTTTTCTAGAAGCAACTTCAGTCCAAAGCGGCAAGAAACCTTCGCAACCCATATCTTTTACGAATGTTTTTCCATCCAAAGAGGTGTCATAAAACCATCCTGTACTTGGATCCCAAAACTGTTTTTGAATTTGCTTTTTTAGGGTTTTGCTTCCTGCTTTCCATTTTTTTTCATCTTTAGCTAGTTTTAAAACGTTAGCCATTTGACTCAAATAGTTTTTCTCGGCATAAAGGAAAGAGTTCAAATCTACACTTTCTTGATCTAGGGAATAGGCATTTTCGGCATTTTTTAGTACTTTGCTGTTGTCAAATCGCACGGCATTGTCCATTCCGCTTTCCCATTTTCCAGCTACTAAAGTACCGTCTGTAGACCCAAACTCGCAAAGTCCGTCTTGGTCATGATCACGTTCCTTATACCACCAAGCATGATATTTTTTTAATTTAGGATACATTTCTTTAATGAAATCTACATTCTTGTTTTGCTTGTAAATTTCCCAAACTGCCCAAGCAGCCAGCGGCGATTTAGTATTTCGATAATTATTAGGTTCAATCGAGGTATCTCTATAAATACAATCAGGAATAAAACCATTAGGCTCTTGAAAGTCGAACATAGCTCGTACTTGGTTTTCGGCTAAAGCTGGATCTACTTCTGCAATTGCAGCAGCATGTTTCCAGCTGTCCCAAGCCCAGAAACCATGAAACCATTCGTAATGATAGCTTGGGAATATTCCAGCATGTTTTAAACCTTCTGCTGCAATACGAGTGTTGTTTTGCAAAGTGAGTATTAACTTCGCTAGGAAAACAGAGTATTCAGAACCTTTGTAGGTCGGTTTCTTTTTTGCAATTAATTGTGCTAATTGATTTTCTTTTTCTTGTTGTGTTTGTTCTAAAACGGAATCAAATTGTAATTTTGAAATGCTTTCTTTTTCTTTTTTCCAGTCGTATTGTGGGAAAATAAACGTTTGAGAAACTACTATTTCTTTAGTTTCATTTGGTTTTAATACAAGTTGAGAAGTCTTTGCTGTAAAGCCATTCTTTGTAACTTCTATTTTGCTGTCCTCATTAAGAAATTGCACATAACCAATAACGTTACTTTTTGATGAAACTATTTTTAATACATTATCTACTACCGAAAGCTGCAGATTGTCTAAATAAACATCTGATTGAAAGCTAGGTGTGAACGAGATGTTTTTGGAAGAAGTATTTGTTATGCTAGTTTTTTGAATTGCAGTATGTCCAGATGAAAAAACTAGTTCTTGTTTGATGCTTAATTTTTCATTTGAAAACTCCTGTTCTAAATGGCTATTATAACTGTTCTGACTTTTTAAAGCCGTTTTCCAATTGATCATTTCTTGTTGTTTGTCATCGATTAGATGCAAAGAAAGAAAGGAAGAACTCAACCAAACTCCGTTTTGCTCCGTCATTAAAAAAGGACCTGAAAACCCAGCTTGAATATTTGAAGGCTCTAGCAATCCAAAGGCAAACCAAGCGCCTTTATCAGAGAAAGCCAATGATTTTCTGTCCTTAGCATTTTCAGGATTCCCTTTGTAGTTTAAGTTGTTTTTACTTAATTCTAAGTTGCTAAATTTACTTTGGGCAAAACTAGCTTGCAATAGTAAAAAGAATAGAAGTATATAAAATTTTTCTTTTTTGTACATGATTATTTAATTTGTTAATATAGAAAAGCACAGCTCATTTTTCATTATAATGTGCATTTGGTACGAGCAAGCAATTTGAGCTAATATAGATTCTCTCACACTAATTCTATTGGTAACATTAAAAAATGTTTTTTTAAATTAAAAAGAATAGCCCAAGTACTATTCGGACTATTCTTTTTATTTTGAATTTATTTTTTTAACTCTCTTAATTATTTTGTATTTCAGTTAAAGGCACTGGATAAAAATTATTTTTTGCTGCGTCAAAACCTGTACGTCCAACAGCATCTAAAGCAGATTTTGTTTTTCCCCAACGGCGTAAATCATAGAAACGGAAGTTCTCTAAAGGGAACTCAATGATTCTTTCATGCTCGATTTGCGCTTTCACGGCATTATAAGTTGTGCCTATCATTCCTGGCATATCAGCGCGAGCTCTTACAAGATTGATAAGAGGTATTGCTTCAAGCGTACGATTCAATTCGTTCAAAGCTTCTGCTTTCATTAATAACACATTAGAATATCTCATTAAAGGAACATTTAACCCTAAAAACTCGGTGTCCATTTGCTCTTGAGTAGGAGGTAAGTACTTACGGAATACAGGTTTGTCAGTATTTCCGAATTTGGCATCATACGTTTCACCAAAAATTCTAGGATTAGAGGCTTCATTAAAATAAGGATCTTTAAAGAAAATGTTACCGTAAAGACGGCTGTCATAATTTCCTGTAGTTGCTATTTTACCTTCTTTTTTGAACTCATTCATCAACATATCTGTTGGCAGAATTTCGTCCCAACCACCTAATTCGCTTGCACCCATCCAGAAATGAAGCGCAGTACGGTAGAATGCACCGTTAGATGTGTTGTCTGTAAATTGAAGTTCAAAAATAGTTTCTTTTGAGTTCTTGTTAGTACCATTAAATAAACTCACATAGTCCTTCACTAGTTCATATCCTTGAACTTTATCAAGAGCTTTAATTGATTCAGTAAGGTGGGTTTGTTTGTCTGCGGTTTCTTCATACGCTCTAGTCAAATAGGCAAAACCAAGGTAACTATTAGCAGCACCGCTTGTTGCACGACCTACGTTATCAGCAGGTTGTACTGCAGGAAGCACATCAGCAACTGCTTTTAATTCGCTAACAATAAAATTCCAAGTTTCTACACGTTCAGCAAGAGGAAGACTTATTTCGTTTTGATTAGTAATGTATTTCGTTCTTAATTTAATTTTTTCCCAGTTAAGAATTAATTTTAAATGATAGTAAGCTCTTAAAAATCGTGCTTCAGCAATAATTTGGTTTTTATCAGCATCACTAATAGCAGATGAAGGCATTTCTCCAACCTTAGCAATAACTTGATTTGCATTAGAAATTCCACGATAGTTTAATTTCCAATACGATGTTATTTGGCTGTTCCCATTTGTATAAGTAAAATCAGCTAATTCCACCCAATTTTGATAATTTAAGGCATCACTACCTAATTTACAAATGTCTTCACGATAGGCTTCAACAGGCCATTTAACTTCAGGAAAAGCGTACTCTTCTACAGCTCCCTCAAGGTAAGCGTAGGTTGAGGATAAACCAGCTTCGGCATCGGCTTTATTTCTCCAAAAAGTAGATGAATTAAGTTGGTCTGGAGACTGTTGCTCTAGGAAATCATTAGTACATCCTACTAGTGTAAAGATGCATAATACGGTAATAAAATTATATATGTTTTTCATAATTGTTTCTTTATAAATTTCTTAAAATACGTATTGTACGCCTACAACAAATGATCTTGTAAATGGATATACAAAACGGTCAACGCCTGTATCTAGTAAGTTATTTCTAGAGAACTCTGGATCAGTTCCTGAATACTTAGTGATGGTGAATACATTTTCAGCACTTACATAAAATCTAAGTTTGTCGATTTTTGCTGCTTCTAATAATGAGCTAGGTAATGAATACCCTATTTGTAATTGTCTCATTCTTATAAAATTTCCATTTTCAAGGAAACGATCAGACTCTCTACTATTTCCATTAGGATCACCAAGTACAGCACGTGGAATGTTGCTATTGTTATCTGGAGTCCAAGAATTAAGGGTTGAAGCTAACATATTAGTTCCTGAGCTCATAGACTCATAGAAATAACGATTTCCGTTGTATAGTTTATGTCCGAAACCACTTCCAATCAATGTACTAAAGTCAAATCCTTTGTAGCTAGCTCCTAAAGTTATATTAGCTTCTACTTTTGGTAAACCTGTACCTGCGTATTCTTTATCATTTTCATCAATAAGGCCATCATTATTTAAATCTTTAAATCTAACATCACCTGGTTTAGCATTAGGTTGTATTAAATTCCCATTGCTAGTATAGCTATTCACCTCGTCTGTAGATTGAAAGATACCATTGGCACGGTACAGATAGAAAGAGCTTATTGGCGTTCCTACTCTTGCTTGAGTTGGGAAGTGTTCCGTATCAAATTTTAGTCCTTGTCCGTTGATAGCTTGGTCTGCATTAGCAAGGCTTTCTACTTTGTTGCGAAGTGTACTAATATTAAATCCTACATTATATTTAAAGTCATTACTTTGTTCGCTATAATTTACCTCAAACTCAAGTCCGCTATTGCTTACCTTTCCAACGTTAAGAATTGGGTTGTCGATACCGGCTGAAGGTGCTAATTTCTTTGTAATTAACAAATCATCAGTAACATTGCGGTAGTAGTTTATCGAACCACTAATTTTACCATTTCTAAGTGTATAGTCAATACCTATGTTTTTAGAATCAGTAGTTTCCCATTTTAGGTTACGGTTTTCTAATGCTGTAGCAATACTTCCCGGCCATGGATTACTTCCTGTTCCTTGTACGTAACCAGAATTTAAGTAATTACCTGATAAAATTAAAGAGCTAGAAGTATAATAGCCTAATGCTGCCTCGTTACCTAAACGTCCCCAGCTAGCACGTAGTTTAGCAGTAGAGATGATGAAATCTTCTGGATAAAAATCTTCTTTATCAATTTTCCAACCTAAAGCCACAGAAGGAAATGCTCCCCAACGACTGTCTTTACCAAATTTTGATGATCCATCATAACGCAAAGTGGCTTGCGCTAAATAACGATCTTTGTAAGAATAGTTGATACGACTAAAGTAAGAAAGTCTATTGTATTGGTATTTAGAACCATCAGCTGAGTAAGTTCCTCCTTTTCCTGCTCCAATAGTTTCAAAACTTGGATCTAAAAATCCTGCAGGACGTTCCGTTGAAACAAGCTGACCGTTTACTACGGATTGATCCGTTGTTTTGCCTTCAACTGTAATATCATTCCAGTTAGAAGAGGACGGATTAATAGTACTACCTAATAAAAAGTCGATAGAATGTTCGCCAAATTTTTTATCCATCATTAAGGTGTTTTCAAAAACTTGTTCACTCCAGTAGGTTCTAACTTCTCTATGAACCGTATATTTTTCTGGTGCTTGTATGTTAGCGATGAATGGTGCGTTGTGTGCTGTACGTTGTGAATTTAATTCATGATGAGAGTAGGCTGTTTTAAATTTCAACCAAGAAGCGATATTGGCAGTAATCGAAATGTTAGCCGTTAGATCTTGACCTCTTAATTCTCCACTTCTAAAATGCTCATCGGCTACAGGGTTTGTGTTAAATGGCAATCCGTTTTTGTTTGTTAATCCGTATCCGTAAGTTTCATTTGAATCTAAAACAGGTACTAATGGCGATATTGCATACACTTCTTTCAATTGAAA is a window of Flavobacterium acetivorans DNA encoding:
- a CDS encoding MGH1-like glycoside hydrolase domain-containing protein, coding for MYKKEKFYILLFFLLLQASFAQSKFSNLELSKNNLNYKGNPENAKDRKSLAFSDKGAWFAFGLLEPSNIQAGFSGPFLMTEQNGVWLSSSFLSLHLIDDKQQEMINWKTALKSQNSYNSHLEQEFSNEKLSIKQELVFSSGHTAIQKTSITNTSSKNISFTPSFQSDVYLDNLQLSVVDNVLKIVSSKSNVIGYVQFLNEDSKIEVTKNGFTAKTSQLVLKPNETKEIVVSQTFIFPQYDWKKEKESISKLQFDSVLEQTQQEKENQLAQLIAKKKPTYKGSEYSVFLAKLILTLQNNTRIAAEGLKHAGIFPSYHYEWFHGFWAWDSWKHAAAIAEVDPALAENQVRAMFDFQEPNGFIPDCIYRDTSIEPNNYRNTKSPLAAWAVWEIYKQNKNVDFIKEMYPKLKKYHAWWYKERDHDQDGLCEFGSTDGTLVAGKWESGMDNAVRFDNSKVLKNAENAYSLDQESVDLNSFLYAEKNYLSQMANVLKLAKDEKKWKAGSKTLKKQIQKQFWDPSTGWFYDTSLDGKTFVKDMGCEGFLPLWTEVASRKQVKAIKVNLLDPNTFNTFVPLPTLAKNNPKFNPANGYWRGPIWLDQVYFGINGLEKYGYKTEANLLTKKLVHNAEGAVEKGKSIRENYHPTTGKGLEAENFSWSAAHFLLLLLNN
- a CDS encoding RagB/SusD family nutrient uptake outer membrane protein, with the protein product MKNIYNFITVLCIFTLVGCTNDFLEQQSPDQLNSSTFWRNKADAEAGLSSTYAYLEGAVEEYAFPEVKWPVEAYREDICKLGSDALNYQNWVELADFTYTNGNSQITSYWKLNYRGISNANQVIAKVGEMPSSAISDADKNQIIAEARFLRAYYHLKLILNWEKIKLRTKYITNQNEISLPLAERVETWNFIVSELKAVADVLPAVQPADNVGRATSGAANSYLGFAYLTRAYEETADKQTHLTESIKALDKVQGYELVKDYVSLFNGTNKNSKETIFELQFTDNTSNGAFYRTALHFWMGASELGGWDEILPTDMLMNEFKKEGKIATTGNYDSRLYGNIFFKDPYFNEASNPRIFGETYDAKFGNTDKPVFRKYLPPTQEQMDTEFLGLNVPLMRYSNVLLMKAEALNELNRTLEAIPLINLVRARADMPGMIGTTYNAVKAQIEHERIIEFPLENFRFYDLRRWGKTKSALDAVGRTGFDAAKNNFYPVPLTEIQNN
- a CDS encoding SusC/RagA family TonB-linked outer membrane protein; the protein is MKKRILLFKGLNFILLMMFLCQPHFTFAQENQPQKSISGKVTDNKGNTLPGVNIILATTSIGTTSDENGKFTLKIPSDLKNPSLNFTYMGFLDLTLSVNNKSELNVTLEEENNKLNEVVVIGYGSIKKGNVTGAISSIKKESIETRATNNASEAIQGLVAGVNVQKSGGAAGAAVKIKIRGINTFGNTEPLCIIDGFQGSLSSVNPTNIESIEVLKDGAAAAIYGSVAANGVIIVTTKSGLKEGVKVDFTSFVNSTSTAKRIELLDAVGYKTVHKRMYDEYNKYANTPVSLPAYINAPTTANTNWQDQVFRSGLAQNYGLGVQGREGVVKFALYGNYAKEKGIIIDNNFGQKNASARVSFKKSIFDIDTKLSYLSTKSEQPNFQLKEVYAISPLVPVLDSNETYGYGLTNKNGLPFNTNPVADEHFRSGELRGQDLTANISITANIASWLKFKTAYSHHELNSQRTAHNAPFIANIQAPEKYTVHREVRTYWSEQVFENTLMMDKKFGEHSIDFLLGSTINPSSSNWNDITVEGKTTDQSVVNGQLVSTERPAGFLDPSFETIGAGKGGTYSADGSKYQYNRLSYFSRINYSYKDRYLAQATLRYDGSSKFGKDSRWGAFPSVALGWKIDKEDFYPEDFIISTAKLRASWGRLGNEAALGYYTSSSLILSGNYLNSGYVQGTGSNPWPGSIATALENRNLKWETTDSKNIGIDYTLRNGKISGSINYYRNVTDDLLITKKLAPSAGIDNPILNVGKVSNSGLEFEVNYSEQSNDFKYNVGFNISTLRNKVESLANADQAINGQGLKFDTEHFPTQARVGTPISSFYLYRANGIFQSTDEVNSYTSNGNLIQPNAKPGDVRFKDLNNDGLIDENDKEYAGTGLPKVEANITLGASYKGFDFSTLIGSGFGHKLYNGNRYFYESMSSGTNMLASTLNSWTPDNNSNIPRAVLGDPNGNSRESDRFLENGNFIRMRQLQIGYSLPSSLLEAAKIDKLRFYVSAENVFTITKYSGTDPEFSRNNLLDTGVDRFVYPFTRSFVVGVQYVF